From the genome of Candidatus Rhodoluna planktonica:
TTAGTTGATGCAAATCACCAAGACAAAATCTTGCTCGCCGGAACATCAAATCTAGTCCGCAGTGAATCTGATTTTCAGGGGAGTGTCTCGCCGATTTTAGAGGCCATCGAAGAACAGGTAGTGCTTTTGAAACTAATTACCGAGATGCAGGCAGGCCAGCACGGAGTTAGTTTGCGCATCGGCAAAGAGAACCCATTTGAAGATTTCTCTTCAACCTCGGTTGTGGTTTCTGGATACGAAAACCAGGGGGCTGAAATCGCCAAGATTGGTGTCATTGGCCCAACGCGCATGGATTACGCGCAAAACATCGCAGCGGTTAGCGCCATTGCCCGCTACTTGAGTAAAACGCTTGGAAGCTGAGGAATAATTGTCTGACCATTACGAGGTTTTAGGTGTCGCGAGAGATGCCAGTGAAGATCAAATAAAAAAGGCTTACCGAAAGCTTGCTCGCGAGTTACACCCGGACGTCAATCCGAGTGAAGAGGCGCAAGAGCGTTTCAAGTTGGTTACCCACGCCTATGAAGTGCTCAGTGACAGCCAGGCAAGAGCCCAGTACGACATGGGTGGCCAAGCAGGTTTTGCTGGTGGCTTCGGCTTCGGTGACATTTTTGACTCATTTTTTGGCAGCCAAACACGGGGTCCACGATCTCGTGCCGAACGCGGCCAAGATGCGCTCATCCGGGTTGATTTGCTTTTGGGTGACGTCGTATTTGGTGTCCAAAAAACGATCGAAATTGATACCGCCGTTCTTTGCGAGACCTGTCAGGGGTCTTGTGCCCGCCCCGGAACCTCAGCAGTAGTCTGCGATATTTGCCGTGGTTCAGGTCAGATTCAGCGCCAGGTTCGTTCGTTACTGGGAAACGTAGTCACTTCAGCGCCCTGCGGCACCTGTCGCGGCTACGGGCAAGTCATTCCTGATCCCTGTGTTGACTGCCGTGGTCAAGGTCGAGTGCGCGCTCGTCGAAACCTCGATCTGAACATTCCCGGTGGAGTCGATGACGGGCTTCGGTTGCAGTTGGCAGGGCAGGGAGAAGTTGGTTTCGGTGGTGGCCCATCCGGTGATTTGTATGTCGAATTTTCGATAAAGACTCATGATGTTTTTGGGCGCGAGGGCGATGACCTTACTGCGGTTCTAGAAGTTCCTTTGGCTGATGCCGTGCTCGGCACACAGGCAACTATCGAAACTTTTGACGGCTCTCTCGATTTGGAAATTCCACCTGGATCTCAATCCGGTGATGTCATCACGATCAAATCTAAAGGTGTCACCAGGTTGCGTTCTTCTGGTCGAGGAGACCTAAAAATCCAACTCGCCGTTCAGATTCCGCAGAAGCTAGATTCCAAGCAAAAAGAACTATTCCGCAGTTTTGCGAAGGCGCGCAAGGATGAAAAACCAAGCTTGCGGCGACACACGACCGGATTCTTTGCCGGGAAACGTAATCGCTGAAATGGTTGAACCACTTTTCTTCTGGGAAACCAAGAGTGCTCCAGCTATCGGGCAATCGGTCGAAATCGGCGGGGCAGAGGCTAAGCATGCTGCGTCAGTTCGTCGGATGCGCGTTGGCGAGAAACTTCAACTGACTGACGGAAAAGGCCTTCGCGTTCGAGGTGTAATTTCTTCAGTCGCTGCTGACCTGCTAACAATCTCGGTAACCGAAGTAAATCAGGTTGCTGAACCCAAGCTGAAAACCGTGCTGATTCAGGCGCTTGCCAAAGGGGATCGCGACGAACTCGCCATTCAAGCTTGCACCGAGATTGGAGTTAACGAGGTAATCCCTTGGGCTGCCAGTCGATCAGTTAGCCGGTGGGAAGGCCCAAAGATTGCCAAGGGTATTTCCCGCTGGCAGTCAATTGTTTCGGAAGCAGCGAAGCAATCACTTCGGGTTTACACACCGCAGGTGCGCGAGCTGGTCAGCACAAATCAGCTAGCAACTATGGTTTCGAGTTTCGACCTAGTTTTAGTTTTGGAACCGACCGCAGCTGAGAAACTTGGCGACGTCACATTGCCACAGCAGGGATCGATTGCCCTCGTGGTAGGCCCAGAGGGTGGTATCGCCGAAGCAGAAATTGAACAGTTGGTGGCTGCCGGTGCTCGTTCAGTTGCCCTAGGCGATTCGGTGCTGCGAACATCCACCGCAGGTATTGCAGCGTTGTCGGTCATCCATGGGCAAATTGAGGGCTGGGCTTAGACTTTTGACAGGAGACCAAATGGACTGTATTTTTTGCAAAATTGCCGCCGGAGAAATTGCCGCAAAGACCGTGGCCGAGACCGCGAAAACAATAGCTTTCTGGGACATTTCGCCCCAGCAACCGGTACACGTATTGCTGGTGCCAAAAATTCATTACGAAAACATTGCTGAACTTTCAACAGGAAGCCCAGAGCATTTGGTCGATCTGATGCAACTTGGTACCAAAGTAGCTGAAGAGTTATCGACGGGATCATTCCGTTTCACCTTCAACACCGGCGTTGAAGCAGGACAGTCAGTTTTTCACGTTCACGGTCACATTACCTCGACCACACCCAAGGCATAGTGTGAGCCAGACTTCACAAAACATTGAAATCGACGGGATTGACATGGTCTCG
Proteins encoded in this window:
- the dnaJ gene encoding molecular chaperone DnaJ; protein product: MSDHYEVLGVARDASEDQIKKAYRKLARELHPDVNPSEEAQERFKLVTHAYEVLSDSQARAQYDMGGQAGFAGGFGFGDIFDSFFGSQTRGPRSRAERGQDALIRVDLLLGDVVFGVQKTIEIDTAVLCETCQGSCARPGTSAVVCDICRGSGQIQRQVRSLLGNVVTSAPCGTCRGYGQVIPDPCVDCRGQGRVRARRNLDLNIPGGVDDGLRLQLAGQGEVGFGGGPSGDLYVEFSIKTHDVFGREGDDLTAVLEVPLADAVLGTQATIETFDGSLDLEIPPGSQSGDVITIKSKGVTRLRSSGRGDLKIQLAVQIPQKLDSKQKELFRSFAKARKDEKPSLRRHTTGFFAGKRNR
- a CDS encoding 16S rRNA (uracil(1498)-N(3))-methyltransferase is translated as MKNQACGDTRPDSLPGNVIAEMVEPLFFWETKSAPAIGQSVEIGGAEAKHAASVRRMRVGEKLQLTDGKGLRVRGVISSVAADLLTISVTEVNQVAEPKLKTVLIQALAKGDRDELAIQACTEIGVNEVIPWAASRSVSRWEGPKIAKGISRWQSIVSEAAKQSLRVYTPQVRELVSTNQLATMVSSFDLVLVLEPTAAEKLGDVTLPQQGSIALVVGPEGGIAEAEIEQLVAAGARSVALGDSVLRTSTAGIAALSVIHGQIEGWA
- a CDS encoding HIT family protein; the encoded protein is MDCIFCKIAAGEIAAKTVAETAKTIAFWDISPQQPVHVLLVPKIHYENIAELSTGSPEHLVDLMQLGTKVAEELSTGSFRFTFNTGVEAGQSVFHVHGHITSTTPKA